From Lysinibacillus sp. SGAir0095, the proteins below share one genomic window:
- a CDS encoding N-acetylmuramoyl-L-alanine amidase, producing MKRWIALGVILLGCLGIVVYETSASDRSFFLPEPLGGVKIVIDAGHGGVDGGASSGEVIEKDVTLAIASKVEKQLKRLGATVVMTRSTDGDVLEEHAPSEEFSTLRERKKEDIFLRSNLVRKNEPDIFVTIHANAIPEEKWRGAQVFYHREGHANSELLAKSIQSTIKESLQNTEREALAIKQVYLLKKAEVPAVLVETGFLSNNEERDLLSSEYYQEKMATAIVGGIESYVNLEFE from the coding sequence TTGAAAAGATGGATTGCACTAGGTGTTATACTGTTAGGATGTTTGGGCATTGTTGTTTATGAGACAAGCGCATCGGATCGAAGTTTCTTTTTACCTGAACCATTGGGTGGCGTTAAAATTGTTATCGATGCTGGCCATGGTGGAGTTGATGGTGGGGCTTCATCCGGAGAAGTAATTGAAAAAGATGTAACGCTTGCAATTGCATCAAAGGTTGAAAAACAATTAAAGCGTTTAGGTGCTACTGTTGTTATGACTCGCTCTACAGATGGTGATGTATTAGAAGAGCATGCACCAAGTGAAGAATTCTCAACTTTAAGAGAAAGAAAAAAGGAAGACATTTTCTTGCGTTCAAATCTTGTACGTAAAAATGAACCAGATATTTTCGTGACAATTCATGCCAACGCTATCCCTGAAGAAAAATGGAGAGGTGCACAAGTCTTTTATCATCGAGAGGGGCATGCAAATAGCGAGCTTTTAGCAAAATCTATTCAATCAACAATAAAAGAATCGCTGCAGAATACAGAGCGTGAAGCACTAGCCATTAAACAAGTGTATCTTCTAAAGAAAGCTGAAGTACCGGCTGTATTAGTGGAAACAGGTTTCTTAAGTAATAATGAAGAACGTGATTTACTATCAAGTGAATATTATCAAGAGAAGATGGCAACAGCAATTGTTGGTGGCATCGAGAGCTATGTAAATCTAGAATTCGAATAA
- a CDS encoding ABC transporter ATP-binding protein yields MNKPHSRPAGPPPIGRHPGPRFNGPAEKAENQKATLIRIWAYLNNQRMGIISSIIFVVVSTLLSLVGPLMIGIIIDDYILKFDLDGAIRMVLVLAAIYIVSAVFTWLQTFMMIRVSQKTIRELRQDLFEKFQSLPISLFDKRQQGDLMSRMTNDIDNLNAAVSQSVIQIVSTVLSVVGTGIAMFYLNWILACVTILVIPIIIWSTKLIIKRSSKNFSQRQRDLGNLNGFIEETISNSDITTLFGKEEQTVFQFKEANETLRTSALKADITSGFLGPINNFINNLGIGLVIGVGALLVIGNLGVSVGVIASFVTYTRQFFRPINQLSNLFNTFQSAIAGAERVFEVLDEQDEVADVPDAITKKHYDGDVEFRNVGFYYQANKPVLHNISFRAKAGETIALVGPTGSGKTSIIQLLNRFYDAMHGEIIIDGNDIKHYRMENLREHIGVVLQDTYLFSGTVRENIRYGKLQATDEEVERAAKIAYAHNFIKYLPKGYDTMLVSGGMNLSQGQRQLIAIARAILEDPDILILDEATSSVDTMTEVHIQKGLNNLMQGRTSFVIAHRLKTIENADQILVIKDGAILEQGNHDSLMMNNGLYASLQHQLQVQ; encoded by the coding sequence ATGAATAAACCGCATAGCCGACCTGCTGGACCTCCTCCTATTGGCAGACATCCTGGGCCAAGATTTAATGGTCCGGCAGAAAAAGCTGAAAATCAAAAAGCAACCCTGATACGAATATGGGCGTATTTAAATAACCAAAGAATGGGTATCATTAGCTCGATTATTTTTGTAGTCGTATCTACTTTATTAAGTTTAGTAGGGCCATTGATGATCGGGATAATTATTGATGATTATATTTTAAAATTCGATCTAGATGGCGCCATTAGAATGGTGCTCGTATTGGCAGCCATTTATATTGTGTCTGCTGTATTTACCTGGTTACAAACCTTTATGATGATTCGAGTTTCCCAAAAAACGATACGAGAGCTTCGCCAGGATTTGTTTGAAAAGTTTCAATCCTTGCCAATCTCCCTTTTTGATAAGCGTCAACAAGGCGATTTAATGAGTCGCATGACAAATGATATCGATAATCTAAACGCGGCAGTCTCACAAAGTGTTATCCAAATCGTGTCAACGGTCTTATCTGTAGTCGGTACGGGGATTGCGATGTTTTATTTAAATTGGATTTTAGCGTGTGTGACGATACTTGTTATTCCAATTATTATTTGGTCCACCAAACTAATAATAAAACGAAGCAGTAAAAACTTCTCTCAAAGACAAAGAGATTTAGGAAACTTAAACGGTTTTATTGAAGAAACGATTTCAAACTCCGATATTACAACACTATTCGGAAAAGAGGAGCAGACCGTTTTTCAATTTAAAGAAGCGAATGAAACACTACGCACTTCGGCTCTAAAAGCGGATATTACCTCAGGTTTTCTTGGCCCCATCAATAACTTTATTAATAACCTTGGAATTGGTTTAGTTATCGGTGTAGGGGCATTGTTGGTAATCGGAAATTTGGGCGTAAGTGTAGGGGTCATTGCATCCTTTGTTACCTACACAAGACAGTTTTTCCGTCCAATCAATCAACTATCCAACCTTTTCAACACATTCCAATCGGCTATTGCAGGTGCAGAACGTGTATTTGAAGTATTAGATGAACAAGATGAAGTCGCAGATGTGCCAGATGCGATAACAAAAAAACATTACGATGGGGATGTCGAGTTCCGTAATGTGGGCTTTTATTATCAAGCAAATAAGCCAGTACTTCATAATATATCATTCCGAGCAAAGGCTGGAGAAACGATTGCGCTAGTTGGTCCGACAGGTTCGGGAAAAACAAGTATTATACAGTTGCTTAACCGTTTTTATGATGCAATGCACGGAGAAATCATAATAGACGGCAATGATATTAAGCATTACAGAATGGAAAACCTGCGAGAGCACATTGGTGTAGTCTTGCAAGATACGTATTTGTTCTCTGGAACAGTTCGTGAAAACATCCGCTATGGGAAGTTGCAGGCTACCGATGAAGAGGTTGAACGAGCAGCAAAAATTGCCTATGCCCACAACTTTATTAAATACTTGCCAAAGGGCTATGATACGATGCTTGTTTCGGGCGGCATGAACTTAAGTCAGGGTCAGCGTCAGCTAATTGCAATTGCTCGGGCGATTTTAGAAGATCCGGATATTCTTATTCTAGACGAAGCAACTTCAAGTGTTGATACGATGACAGAAGTGCACATACAAAAGGGGTTAAATAACTTGATGCAAGGGCGTACAAGCTTTGTCATAGCCCACCGATTAAAAACAATCGAAAATGCCGATCAAATCCTTGTTATAAAAGATGGCGCAATCTTGGAGCAAGGAAATCATGATTCCTTAATGATGAACAATGGCTTATATGCTTCGTTACAGCATCAATTGCAAGTACAGTAG
- a CDS encoding ABC transporter ATP-binding protein, which translates to MQSVLSLKRYLKPYMAFAIIAPLMMLLEVAMDLVQPTIMQHIIDNGIARDDTSYVIQMFGLMILCAVIGLVGGAGCSIYASKTAINFAADIRADLYETITYFSNSNKDHFTLGKLITNITSDVEMLQRALTMLLKIFVRGPFTFIGAIVIVFLTARELFPILLVVVPILAFSIFFFTKLSGKLFLKVQEAVDSVNTKVQENLAGIRVIKAYNRKNHQIHQFTDVNEHLMKRNTHADQIIGILMPLTAFVVNMGIIAALWMGAFKVENGTIEVGVILAFINYLMMIMGGLMSSSNVLMQIARAVPSANRIVAVLEEQSEIINTEKPVITTIKGEVEFDHVSFAYNKNNEPVLKNISFKANPGETIGIIGMTGSGKSSIVKLIPRMLDADQGVIRIDGRPIKEYDLQTLRGAIGFTPQKATLFSRTIEENVKYGNDEATIEEFIDALESSCAIEFVEKLEAREQYMITQGATNLSGGQKQRLAMARALIRKPAILILDDTTSAVDSISENRIQKAIKENFKESTKFIVSSKISSIRHADNILVLDDGVIVGQGTHEELLETNEIYQEIVATQLVRGGSLNE; encoded by the coding sequence ATGCAATCGGTATTATCCTTGAAAAGGTACTTAAAGCCATATATGGCCTTTGCAATCATTGCTCCTTTAATGATGCTGCTGGAGGTGGCAATGGATTTGGTGCAGCCAACAATCATGCAGCATATTATCGATAATGGAATTGCTAGAGATGATACATCCTATGTCATCCAGATGTTTGGGCTAATGATTTTATGCGCGGTAATAGGTTTAGTTGGAGGAGCAGGCTGCTCTATTTATGCGTCCAAAACTGCGATTAACTTTGCAGCAGATATTCGAGCAGATTTATATGAAACGATAACCTACTTTTCTAATAGTAATAAGGACCATTTTACACTAGGAAAACTCATCACAAACATTACAAGTGATGTAGAGATGCTACAAAGAGCCTTAACAATGCTACTAAAGATATTTGTTCGTGGTCCATTTACTTTTATTGGAGCAATCGTTATTGTATTTCTTACTGCCCGGGAGCTGTTTCCGATATTATTGGTTGTTGTCCCAATACTAGCTTTTTCGATATTCTTTTTCACAAAACTATCTGGAAAGCTATTTTTAAAGGTACAAGAAGCTGTGGATAGCGTAAATACAAAAGTGCAAGAGAATCTAGCCGGCATTCGAGTGATCAAGGCATATAATCGCAAAAATCACCAAATTCATCAATTCACAGATGTGAATGAACACCTCATGAAAAGAAATACCCATGCAGATCAAATTATTGGTATTTTAATGCCCTTAACAGCCTTTGTTGTCAATATGGGTATTATTGCTGCTCTTTGGATGGGAGCCTTCAAAGTAGAGAATGGCACAATCGAAGTAGGGGTAATTTTAGCATTTATTAACTATTTAATGATGATTATGGGAGGGCTAATGAGTTCCTCAAACGTTTTAATGCAAATTGCTCGTGCTGTCCCGAGTGCAAATCGTATTGTAGCGGTGCTTGAAGAACAGTCTGAAATTATTAATACGGAAAAACCCGTGATTACAACTATTAAAGGCGAAGTTGAATTTGACCATGTTAGCTTTGCTTATAATAAAAACAATGAACCAGTATTAAAAAATATCTCCTTTAAAGCAAATCCTGGAGAGACTATCGGGATTATTGGCATGACAGGGAGCGGCAAATCATCTATCGTCAAATTAATTCCCCGAATGCTTGATGCTGACCAAGGTGTTATTAGGATAGATGGTCGACCTATTAAAGAATATGATTTACAAACCCTGCGTGGGGCAATTGGTTTTACACCTCAAAAAGCAACTTTATTTTCGAGGACAATCGAGGAGAATGTAAAATACGGGAATGACGAAGCAACGATAGAGGAATTCATAGATGCTTTAGAATCATCCTGCGCCATTGAATTCGTTGAAAAACTAGAAGCAAGGGAACAATATATGATTACCCAGGGTGCTACGAATTTATCGGGTGGCCAGAAGCAACGCCTTGCCATGGCTCGTGCATTAATAAGGAAGCCGGCTATTCTAATCTTGGATGATACGACATCTGCTGTAGATAGCATCTCGGAAAATAGAATTCAAAAAGCCATTAAGGAAAATTTTAAAGAGAGCACTAAGTTTATTGTTTCATCTAAAATTTCTTCAATACGTCATGCCGACAATATTTTAGTTCTAGATGACGGTGTGATTGTTGGACAAGGGACACATGAAGAACTGCTAGAAACAAATGAAATCTATCAAGAAATTGTTGCGACGCAATTGGTAAGAGGAGGGTCTTTAAATGAATAA
- a CDS encoding 2-keto-3-deoxygluconate kinase, translated as MKNESNEKNREEEMMNRKERHDRRGRGHHGAKTFRRGRALAFYEKLIVRRDTLKQQLESQELKSIQQVIAGELKATEAIMNDFKAAFELDEISNTHSVEEDPTE; from the coding sequence ATGAAAAACGAATCAAATGAGAAAAACCGGGAAGAAGAGATGATGAATCGAAAAGAACGCCACGATCGACGTGGAAGAGGGCACCATGGTGCCAAAACATTTAGACGCGGAAGAGCACTGGCATTTTACGAAAAACTAATAGTGAGACGAGATACTTTAAAGCAACAATTAGAATCACAAGAACTAAAATCCATCCAACAAGTGATTGCAGGGGAACTAAAAGCGACAGAAGCAATTATGAATGATTTTAAAGCAGCCTTTGAGCTGGATGAAATTTCGAACACCCACTCTGTAGAGGAAGATCCTACAGAATAA
- a CDS encoding carbon-nitrogen hydrolase family protein — MKLRVSAVQYHLHTIESFEDFAKQSEHYIKAALEFETEFILFPEFFTTQLLSIKGENGKPLTINDLPSFTEQYHELFTQLAKQYNIHIIAGTHVVNVDGKLRNTAHLFYPDGRIGTQAKLHITPTEVHEWNMSAGEGLEVFETEKGTIAILTCYDIEFPEIVRMAKAKGADVIFCPSCTDDRHGFHRVRYTSHARAIENQVYVVLTGTVGALPTVDFMRANFGQAAIITPNDVPFPPKGLLAEGEINNDMLVTADLDIELLEKVREKGSVTTWRDRRIDLYTDWR; from the coding sequence ATGAAATTAAGAGTTTCGGCAGTTCAATATCATCTTCATACAATTGAGTCATTTGAAGATTTTGCAAAGCAAAGCGAACACTATATTAAGGCTGCATTAGAGTTTGAAACCGAATTTATTTTGTTCCCTGAGTTTTTTACTACCCAATTACTTTCCATAAAAGGGGAAAATGGCAAACCACTAACTATCAATGACCTGCCTTCATTTACTGAACAGTACCACGAATTGTTCACTCAGCTCGCCAAACAATACAATATCCATATTATCGCTGGTACACATGTGGTAAATGTGGATGGGAAGCTACGAAATACAGCCCATTTATTCTATCCGGATGGACGAATTGGCACTCAGGCAAAGCTTCATATTACGCCCACTGAAGTACACGAATGGAACATGTCTGCTGGGGAAGGCTTAGAGGTATTTGAAACTGAGAAAGGCACAATTGCTATTTTAACTTGCTATGATATTGAGTTCCCTGAAATTGTCCGAATGGCGAAAGCTAAAGGGGCAGATGTCATTTTCTGCCCATCTTGTACAGATGATCGTCATGGTTTCCATCGCGTTCGCTACACAAGTCATGCTCGAGCAATTGAAAACCAAGTATATGTAGTTTTAACAGGAACAGTCGGAGCATTGCCAACTGTTGACTTTATGAGAGCAAACTTCGGCCAGGCAGCAATCATTACACCAAACGATGTACCATTCCCTCCAAAAGGGCTTTTAGCTGAAGGGGAAATTAACAACGATATGTTAGTGACAGCCGACCTTGATATTGAACTACTTGAAAAAGTACGCGAAAAAGGTTCTGTTACAACATGGAGAGATCGTCGTATTGACCTTTATACAGATTGGAGATAA